One Brachyspira pilosicoli P43/6/78 genomic window carries:
- the fliP gene encoding flagellar type III secretion system pore protein FliP (The bacterial flagellar biogenesis protein FliP forms a type III secretion system (T3SS)-type pore required for flagellar assembly.) — MKKFLAVIVILCLFAPITLFAQTQIPIPTIGLNVTQAQTPQQVSLGLQVLFLLTILSLSPSIIIMTTSFVRVSIVLSFVQRALSLQETPPRALIMGLSLFLTFFIMMPTLTQINNEALQPYLNGTIGVNDLYSRGIQPIRMFMFNSLRGENGMKSLDLFLSISDTNVRLRDIQSVEDLAKIPTIVVVPAFIINELTIAFKMGIYLFVPFIVIDLVVASILMAMGMIMLPPIMISLPLKIILFVAVDGWKLLILQLVQSFN; from the coding sequence ATGAAAAAGTTTCTTGCTGTTATTGTTATATTGTGTTTATTTGCTCCGATTACTCTTTTTGCTCAAACACAAATACCTATACCTACAATAGGATTAAATGTTACACAAGCTCAAACACCTCAGCAAGTTAGCTTAGGTCTTCAAGTATTGTTTTTGCTTACTATACTTTCACTTTCTCCGTCTATTATAATAATGACTACTAGTTTTGTGAGAGTTTCTATAGTTTTAAGTTTTGTTCAAAGAGCATTGTCATTACAAGAAACACCTCCAAGAGCATTAATAATGGGGCTTTCTTTGTTTTTAACATTTTTTATAATGATGCCAACATTAACTCAAATAAATAATGAAGCACTTCAGCCTTATTTAAACGGTACTATAGGTGTTAATGATTTATACAGCAGAGGAATACAGCCTATAAGGATGTTTATGTTCAACTCTTTGAGAGGCGAAAACGGTATGAAGAGTTTGGATTTGTTCTTAAGTATTAGTGATACCAATGTTAGATTAAGAGATATTCAGTCTGTAGAAGATTTGGCAAAGATTCCAACTATAGTTGTAGTGCCTGCGTTTATTATCAATGAGCTTACTATAGCATTCAAGATGGGTATATATTTATTTGTACCTTTTATAGTTATAGATTTGGTTGTAGCTTCAATATTAATGGCTATGGGTATGATAATGCTTCCTCCAATTATGATATCATTGCCTTTAAAAATAATATTGTTTGTAGCTGTTGATGGTTGGAAGCTCTTGATATTACAGCTTGTACAAAGTTTTAATTAG
- a CDS encoding GNAT family N-acetyltransferase: MIIREVHITDAKNVVDFIKEVSDESDFLICASDERELSVEKESEFIQTIEKSVLEKMFLCEIDEKIVGICSIRGINKKRVKHRVSLGISVLKEYWGRGIASKLLEYTINYCKANDLKKIELDVRADNNRAISLYKKFGFEIEGEIRNFFYLNGVYYNCYLFGLLL, translated from the coding sequence TTTTATAAAAGAAGTATCAGATGAGAGCGATTTTTTAATATGTGCATCTGATGAGAGAGAGCTTAGTGTAGAGAAAGAAAGCGAGTTTATACAGACAATAGAGAAATCTGTATTAGAGAAGATGTTTTTGTGTGAGATTGATGAAAAAATAGTTGGTATATGCAGTATTAGAGGTATTAATAAAAAGAGAGTAAAACATAGGGTAAGCTTAGGTATAAGTGTTTTAAAAGAATATTGGGGCAGAGGTATAGCTTCTAAACTGCTTGAATACACAATAAATTATTGCAAGGCTAATGATTTAAAAAAGATAGAGTTAGACGTAAGAGCTGATAACAATAGAGCAATAAGTTTATACAAAAAATTTGGCTTTGAAATAGAAGGAGAGATAAGAAATTTTTTTTATTTGAATGGAGTTTATTATAACTGCTATTTGTTTGGTCTTTTACTATAA